Sequence from the Methanomassiliicoccales archaeon genome:
ATGTAACCTGACTTCTTTGCTTGAACTTCGAACTTGAATTTTCCAATTGGGATGTCGTCTGATCTGATATCGGGATTGCCACCCTGTGCCTCGACAATTTCTCTGAACTTGGCCAAGGCTTTCCCCGACTCGAGGATTTCCTTCGCCTTATCAACACCTCTCATGATTCCGCCCATCTCAAGGAGCATACCTGCGAGCTCACATGACTTCTCAGCAACACTACCAGGGAGCTTGGAGCCTTCGAGGATGGAAATCGCCTCCTTTGCCTCCAGTGCGGGTCCTATCGCCCTCCCGACAGGTTGTGCACCATATGTAATCGCACACTCAACCTTTATCCCCAGCCGCTCGCCCAAATCAATGAAATCGCGCGCATATGCTTTCGCCTCGTCAATATCTCTCACCTTCGTCCCCTCTCCCGTGGGGATGTCGATGACAACGTAGTCCGCTCCTACAGCTTTCTTCTTCGACATGATTGATGCCAGAAGTTGCGCATGCGGGTCAATTCCTAATGGATATTCAACGCGGATGATAAGGTCGTCTGCAGGGGCGAGGTTGACAGATCCGCCCCAAGCCATGGTGCCACCGACTTTCTCTGCAATCCGCTTCAGCTCAGCGGCGGTAAATTCAACTGGCGCAAAGACCTCGACGATATCAGCGGTGCCGGCAGCACTGCTGATCGCCCTTGAGGAAGTCTTCGGGATGAGGAGTCCAGCCGCGGCAACGATGGGGACGACAAGGAGAGTCACCTTATTTCCCGGTACCCCGCCAACGCTGTGGAAATCGAAGACTGGTGACCTGTCAAATTCGATCTTGTCGCCAGTCTCAACCATCGCAAGCGTGAGGTCTGCAGTCTCCCTCAGGTTCATCCCATTGATGTGCAGTGCAGTCACGTACGCCGCCAGTTCAATGCTCGAGAGGTTCCGGGATGCGATGTCGCTCACGAGTGTTTTGATTTCTTCGGTGGTCAGTTCCATCCCGTCCATCTTTTTCCTGATGTACTCGATTGAATCAGGCTTGCCCGTACCAATGATATCGACTTCTTCCCCAATCTCTGCCCCGAGTGTTTTGAATGTCCTCCCAAGAATCCCGATCTCCCCAGGGTTCACGACAGAGTCGGTTGTTTGCACGATCGCTGTGATCGTCGTCCGCTCGTGTGCGATCTTGACACGGTCCTGCTCCCTGACTCCCAATTCCATGCAGTCTTCATCATGGAGTACCGCGGTGTATTCGCCAGTGTCCATATCGATGTACTTGACCTTGAGCCTCATTTTCTCCCCCACCTCTCAAGTGCCTCTCTTAGTTCCAAATGGTCACTAGCATAATCCTCGAGCGGAATGCCGTGAAACGCGGCGTCAACGGCTTGAACCATCGCCGTTGCCCCCGCTCTCACGCCACGTGGATGACCAGCGACACCACCTCCCGCCTGGATCTGTATATCGTTTCCTGCGATTTTCATGAGCTCTGGCACAAGGGCAGGATAGATGCCACCTGAGCAAACTGAGATAAGGCTCTTTAATCCGAAAAACTCCTCGGTGCAAGCTATCTGGGACTCGAGATCTTCTTTTGGAGAGCCTTTCATCTTGCCTACGCCGAAGGTTCCAATGTGTAGTGCGTCCCCACCGCACATCCTGGTAAGTTTTGCTAGGGGTTTCATCGCGATTCCATGGTCTCTGTTCCTCGTGATCGCAGCATGCATGGTGCGATGAACATGAATAGGCACCTTGATTGACGGATCCTCAGCAACTGCCTGGACAGCGGCAAACCCGCAGGTCAGAACATCGATCATGATCTCGCTCGCTCCGAGTTCCTGCGCTCTCTCTGCGACCTCAACGATCTTGTCGCCCCGCGTTGAGATATTTATGGCGTGTATCATCACATGGCCACTTTCGCTCTTGACTCTATCGAGCGCTTCCGCGATCGCGACGACACGGTCTTCGAGCGGGCAGAACCTCTGGTTGACAAGTGTCTCGTCATCTTTACTGTTTGTAAGCCCGCCCATGCCCGCTTCATAAACATACATGGCCATCTCTTTCGGCGACAGACCTATTTTCGGTTTCACAATCGTTCCCACCAATGGCTTTTCAGGTCTCTTGAGTATCCTCCTTATCCCTTCCACGCCGAATTTTGGACCTTTGAATTCTTTAACTATCGAGGCTGGGAACTGAACATCCTCAAGGCGGACTCCCTTGAGCGCCTCTAGTCCAAAGAGATTCCCAGCAATAACACTCAATATCTGTGGCACACCTCCGATATCGAGGCTAAAATCCTCGACCGGGAATGCGATGGTTACAAGTCTCCCCTTGATATCGATGACTTTTCCACTCAACCTCTGGAAAACCTCATCTCTTAGCGTGCTAATTGAAGTCCAGGTGCCCGTTGATTGCTCAGTTGCAATGGCAGCAGCTGCCGTCTTTATCGGTAGGTCTGTCTTGACCTTGTAGACGCAGATGACATGGCTGTCTGGATCAACGCTCTCACCAAGATGTAAATACTTCTCAGAATACTCCATTCCACTCACCACCCTTCTCGAAAATGAATTCTTCTCCCAACTCCCTGACGATGATCTCATAAGCAGCATAGGGCGAGATCAGCCCAAGCTCCGTTACGATCGAATCGATATATTCTGGAGGGGTCGCATCGAAGACTGGATTGAGTACTTTGACATTATCAGGGATCTCGTTACGGTTGACAATTTCACCGGCATCTCTTTCTTCAATTTCAACAAGCTCACCAAATAATGTGCGTGGAGAAAACTTGTATGTCTCGGCACAGACGACGAACGGTACCCTCGCCTCCTCGGCAATCAATGCAATCTGTGACGTCCCGATCTTGTTGATCACAGCGCCATTTGAAGCTACCGTGTCTGCACCGACAATAACCAGATCGACTTTCTTCATCGCCCATCTCACCGCGCTGTCGATGATGAGCGTCGTGGGAATCTGGTGTGCAGCAAGTTCTCTGACAGTCAATAGTCCCTGCCTCCACGGTCTTGACTCGGTAGCGATGACCTCCACATCCTTCCCCTGCGCATGTGCGGTCTTGATGACGCTCAGGGCAGCTTTACTGTTACAATGGGTGAGAATGCAGTCGCCCGAATTAATTCTCCTCGACCCAATCTCCCCTATTACTCTGACGGCTTCCCTTGATTTCGTGACGAAGTGATCGGCATTTTTCACAATCATCGATTTTAACTCGTCGACGGAATTGAAGTTCTTCATGTTTTTTATAACAGCGTGGACAGCATTCCAAAGAGATACCGCGGTTGGCCTCGTCGACAACAGTATTTCCTTTCCTTTCTGGAGAAGTGCTCGGAACTGTTCAATATCATCCCCGTCATATGAAAGTGCAAGATCTCTCAGGGCAAGTGCGGCTGTTCTCGCAATCTCACCAGCACCGCGAATCTTCATGCTTCTAATCTGTTCCGCGATCTCTTCAATACCCATCGTGGAATCGATGATTTAAGCCAGTATTTAGTCTTATCCATCATCGTAACAAACAATTTGTGTGCTCACATGACCAGCGCTCTGGAAGCAAGGTGTTTCGGTGCGTCTAGGAATTTCGCTCTCTAAATCCCAAGGGTTCTTTCCAGGTCCTTGAGACCTAGCGTATTGGCCACATTCCCCTTTTCGAGCCACCCTCTCCTGGCAGTCGCCACGCCGAAAGTCATGTAATCGAGTTGATCGAGACTGTGTGCGTCGGTCCCGATCGCCATCATGACACCATTCTCTTTCGCCCACTTCGCATTCACATCATTGAGGTCAAGCCGCTCAGGCAGGGCATTGATCTCGAGCCATACTCCTTTCCCCTTTGCCTCATCGATGATCCTCTCTAGATCAACTTCATATGGATCACGCTGCTCGATGACGCGCCCTGTCGGGTGGGCGAGGATTGTCACATAATCGTTTGCCATCGCGGTGAGGATTCTCTCTGTCATCTCCTTCTTACTCATTTTAAAACCAGAATGGACAGCGGCAACGACGATGTCTAGATCCTTCAGGATCGAGTCTGGATAATCGAGTCTCCCATCACTCAGAATCTCCACTTCAGCTCCTGTAAGGATGCGGAATCCATCGATCCTCTCATTGATCTTTCTCGCCGTTTCCATACTCTCAATGAGGTCTTGCCCACTCAGTCCGCCGGCGACTTTGAGCGTTTCGGAGTGATCAGTAATTGCGAAGTACTCATAACCACGCCGCTTACATTCTTCAGCGACCTCTTCGATCGATGCGCTTCCATCACTTAGATTCGTGTGAACGTGAAAGTCCCCGCGGATATGATCCATTTCAATAAGATGCGGTAACTGATGATCCGCAGCTGCCTGGATTTCGCCCCTGTTCTCCCTCAACTCAGGTGGAATATAATCGAGTCCGAGAATGCCGTAGACCTCCTCCTCACTCCTACCGGCGATTTTCTCGCCCGTGTCTTTAGTGAAAACGCCGTACTCGTTGATCTTATACCCCTTTTCAATCGCTAGCCTTCTCAGCTCGATGTTATGCTCTTTAGATCCAGTGAAGTACTGGAGGGCAGCTCCGTAACTATCGACGCTGACCACCCTGATATCAACCTGGACGCCATCCTTTAACCTGACACTCCCCCTTGTGTCGCCCCTCGCAAGGACCTCCTCGACTTCAGGGTTCGAAACAAAAACGTCCATGACCATTGAGGGATTGTCGCTTCCAACAAGTATGTCGATATCGCCGATCGTTTCTTTCATCCGTCTGAGACTCCCCGCAACGCTTACTGTCCTCAGTTTTGTGACTGAAGCGATATATTGCTCAATCTTTTTCCCATAATAATATGCATAGCCGAGCAGCATGCGACCGCTGCGCTGTTCAATGATCCTTATCCCTTTCAGTATATTCTCTTCAGATTTTTCACCAAACCCTTTCAGCCTTCGTATCCGATGCTCCTCGGCAGCCTTCTTCAGCTCGTGGAGATTTGTGATCTTCAATTCCTTATACAATCGCATCGCAGTCTTAGGACCAATCTCTGGTATTTCCATTAATTGGAGCAAACCTGCCGGGAGTTCCTCCCTTAGCTGTTTGAGATAATTGAGTTCCCCTGTCTCGATGATCTCCCTGATTTTCTTCGCAATCGCCTTTCCGACGCCTGGTATTTCCTCGAGCTTGCCCTCTTTGTAGTACTCGGTGATGTCTTTTCCGAGCGTTTCGATGTTTCTCGCCGCCTTCCTATAGGCCCTCGGTTTGAACTCGACGCCCTTGAGCTCAAGTAGATCGGCTATTTCGTACAGAATCGCCGCGATCTTCGCGTTGCTCATGATATCGCTGAAATGAGTAGGGCGCGCGAGGAAATTAATTTGTTCCTAATGCCGGAAGACTCGGATCCCCGTGAAGACCATCGCCATTCCGTGCTCATCTGCTGCCTTGATGACTTCGTCGTCCCTCACAGAACCTCCAGGCTGGATGATGGCGGTGACACCTGCTTTTGCCGCCTCGTCTACACCGTCCCTGAAGGGGAAGAAGGCATCCGATGCCATGACGCTCCCTTTTGCATCCTCCTTCGCCTTGAAGGCAGCAATCATCGATGAATCGACCCTGCTCATCTGACCAGCACCGATACCGACGACCCTTTCATCTTTCGCGAGGACAATGGCGTTGGACCAAACATGTTTGACGACTTTCCATGCGAACAGCATCGACTTCAACTCAAAATCAGTCGGCTTTCTCTTCGTTACGACTTTGAGATCTTCTGGCTTGAGCCTGACATAGTCGTAAGTTTGGGCGAGTAATCCGCCTTTGATCTTCTTCATTTTCAACTCTGGTCTTTCGTCAGGGGTGATTGGTGCGTTCGTCCTCAGGATCCGTATATTCTTCTTCTTTTCTAAAATCGAAAGCGCTCCCGGTGTATATGACGGTGCGATCACTGCCTCTACAAAGTGCTTTCCGATTTCCTCTGCCGTAGCATCGTCGACTTCCCTGTTGATGCCGATGACACAACCGAATGCCGCAACTGGATCCACATTATACGCTGCCACGAACGCATCATGAATGTTATCTGCGCTCGCGATCCCACATGGGTTTGTGTGTTTCAAGACCGCTACCGTTGGCCTGTCGAAATCCCTTAAAATATCGAGCGCCGCTTCGAGATCAAGAATGTTGTTGTACGATAGTTCTTTTCCGTGCAGCTTTTCAGCTCGCGAGATGCAGACACCAGTCGCAAACGGATCGACATAGAAGGCGGCTGATTGGTTTGGGTTCTCCCCGTACCGAAGATCGAGCGCCTTTTCGAATCCAAGCACGAGATTATCTGGGAAGACTTCCTGCCCAAATTCTCGCCCAAAATAATTTGAAATCATCGCATCGTAAACGCCCGTCGTTCTATATGCCTCGACCATCAGGGCTTTGAGTGTTTCTTTGCTTATCGCACCGTCCGTTTTCCGCATTTCCTCAAGGATATAATTGTACCTTCTCGGATTCGTGATGACAGCGACGGAATCAAAGTTCTTCGCTGCTGCTCTGATCATGCTCGGGCCGCCGATGTCGATATTCTCGATGATCTCGTCGATAGTCGACCCATGTTTCAGAACGGTCTCCTTAAATGGATAGAGGTTGACAACAACCATATCGATCTTCTTGATACCCTTTTCTTGGAGCTGCCTCATGTGTTCTGGATCATCCCTTCGTGCGAGAATACCTGCGAAGATGAAGGGATGAAGTGTTTTAACTCGCCCGCTAAGCATCTCGGGGAATCCCGTCACTTCAGAGATTTCGACAACGTCGACTTCGTTCTCTTTCAAAAGACGAGCGGTGCCGCCTGTCGATATGATTTCGACGTCGAACTCCTTGAGCCCCCTCGCGAATTCTACGATTCCACTTTTATTTGAAACGCTGATCAGCGCCCTCTCAACCTTCATCAAATGATCTCCTCCGGCATGGTTTCAGGCATTCGGTGATCATCGAATGCCGGGGATATATGACATACACAATGATAAATACAATTGTAAACCACGGCGGGCGATACCCGTTTCTCACCATCAAGTGAAGGGACCGCAACATTTCGGAATTTGCTGTTCAATGGTTTCCCGAATTTTCAAAAGAATTTAAATTGTAAACAGCGGTTCTCCCACCGGGCAGTACTATGATCATCATCGGTGAGAAGATAAACGGGCTTTTCGCATCTGTGTCAAAGGCGATCGATCGTCGCGATGCGGGTTATATTCAGGAACTTGCATTATCGCAGGTCAAGCATGGGGCGCATATTCTCGATATCAATACGGGACCTGGGAGGGAAGACGCGCCAGCTGTTATGGAATGGCTCGTGAAAACAGTTCAAGAGGTTGTCGACGTGCCGCTCAGCATTGACACACCTGGACCTAAGACGATGGAAGCAGGCCTAAAGGCTTGCAAGAACAAGCCTATCATGAACTCGACGACGGCGGAGCGCAAGCGCATGGAGAAATTCTTCCCTCTATGCAAGGAATACGATGCGGAGATCATCTGTCTCACACTCGACGAGCGGGGAATCCCCAACGACGCGCAGTCGCGCGCTGAGATGGCAATGCTCATGATGACCACCGCTATGGAATACGATATTATGCCTGAGAAAATATACCTCGACCCGCTCATATTACCAGTCGGCGCTGCGCAGGATCAGTGTAAGAAAGTCATCGAAGCGATTCGGATTTTCCAGACATTGAACGAGCCTCCGCCACGGACAGTTGTTGGCCTGAGCAACGTCTCAAACCTGACGAAGGAGCGGAGCCTCCTAAATAGAACCTACCTCGCCATGCTCATGGGAGCCGGTTTGACAGCCGCGATATGCGATCCTCTGGACGAGGAGCTCATGAAGATCGTTAAAGCTGGGGAGATCCTGTTGAATCAGCGGCTGTATTGTGACGATTTCCTCAGGGCCTGAGTGACGGCATCGAGCAAACAGCCAGTGGGCATATCTCGTAAGCAAATCTGCATACAGACGGAATTAGCAAGCGCTATAACCTAACAGTAGGAATAGAAATCGGGGAGTCGGTAACATTTCAATGACGGCGTGCTACCGACTTATGTATATGACCAGAAAATTTGATCATGATCCCTTGCAGGTAAGATCCTACCTCTCAGACCAGAGAAACATTGGTTTTCAGATCAGACCGTAGGCCTCGGGTAAAGTCCAGCCTGCCTAACGATTTCAGGTACGATCTCTTCCCAAGCGATCGCCATGATATGTACGCCGTGAACCCCCTTAACCGTTTTCAGGTATTCGATTTGTTCGATGCAAATCTTGACACCTTCAGCTTTTGGATCCTTCGCCCTTTTCATTCTGTCGATAATGCTATCGGGAACGATCATCCCTGAAACCTTGTTTTTCATGTATCTTGCCGCACCTACTGATTTGAGCGGGATGACGCCTGCGAGAATGTGTACTCTCTTATCTAGACCCCTCTCCCTGACGCCTTCCATCCATTTCTCAAACCGCTCCATGTCGTAGATAGCCTGGGTCTGGATGAAGTCAGCACCGGCATTGACTTTCTTGGCAAGCCTTATGACTCGGAATTCAAATGGGTCGGCAAACGGGTTCTCGGCAGCGCCGAGAAAGACTTTTGGTGCCTCCTCGAGTTCCTCTCCCCCGCAGATTCTCTTTTCGTCCCGCATCTTCCTGAAAATCAGGAGCTCTTGTATCGAATCGATGTCGTAGACGTTTTTCGCCCCCTTCTCGTTGCCGAATGTCTGGTGGTCCCCAGTCAGGCACAGTACATTCTTGATCCCAAGCGCCGAGGCGCCGAGAAGATCAGACTGTAGCGCGATTCTATTCTTGTCACGGCATGTCATCTGCATGACCGGTTCGACACCTTCCTGGAGACAAATCACAGCTGATGCGAGGCTCGAAAGACGAACGATCGCCGTCTGGTTGTCTGTCAGATTGAACGCGTCTGCGTAGCCCTTGAGCATGCGCGCGTGATGTCTCACGACCTCTGGGTTCGCAGATTTCGGAGGGCCTATCTCTGCTGTCACTGCAAAATGTCCAGCTTCGAGAACCTTTTCGAGATTACTTCCTGCTTTCATTCCATGCCCCCCTTCACCGCTTTCTCCTCGGAGGTGAGTATCGCCTCCTGTTTAACGATCCTTCGCGGTCCGCCGCTGTGGCTTGTGATCCAATTTTTAGGCGGAATTATCTCCTCCATCAGCTCGAGTTTTCCGAGTTTCTTGAGGCTATGGTATATCTGGTCCCAGGCGCATGGTGTCGTCTCAGGGTTAACCTCGCACCTCCCATTTTGCGACCCACCGCACGGCCCGTTGAGGAGGCTCTTCGAACATCTGGCAATGGGGCAGATACCACCAGTAAGATGGAGCACGCAGTCCCCACACCCCGCGCATTTCTCGCGCCATACCCCTTGTTCTTCGGGAGCACCCATGTTCGAGGTGTTTAGGCCAGGAACCACCCTGATGTCTGGGTAAGTCTCCTGCATGACCTGAGCGCCTACGCCACAGGCCATTGAAAGGATAGCGTCCTTCCCCAGAACGATTTTCTTGATCTCCTTAACCCATTCCTTTTCGCATTGCCGCTCGACGGTAATTTCGTCAACTTCCCAAATGCGACCGTGCATATCAGAATAGAGTTTCAGCGACTCCGCAACAATGCCAACTTCTTTTTCCCCACCTGCAAGGCAGATCGCGACGCAGGATCTACAGCCTGCGACAAGGATCTTCTTATGCCCCTCTAAATTCCTGATGATCTCTTTCAGCGGTTTCTGTTCAGCGATGATCATGGGGTCACCTTCTTCAACGGACTTAGGCCTATCCTTTCAACCCTTGAGACCATCTCATCGACAATTTCTTTAAACTTCCAGGCCATATTTGATGCGACATTGAACATTTCGACGCGTTCCCCCTCTATCCCGATTTCTGATAGTATTCTTCTTGCGTATTCGACTCTCTTCTTTGCCTCTATATTCCCATATTCGTAATTGCAGTTCCCCTCGAGACACCCAGCGACGAATACTGCGTCAGCCCCCTCTCTAAAAGCTCTGAGGATGTGTAGAACATCGACTCTCCCAGAGCACGGTAATCTGATAATCATCACATCAGGTGAATACTCCATGTGATTTAGTCCAGCGAGATCAGCTGATGCATAACCACAGTAATTGCAACAGAATCCGACGATCTTCATCTGCGAGCTCATTTCAAAACCCCCTGATGGCGGATCTCACCTGTGTGGTCAGTTGAGGGTCAGAATAGAAATACATCTCGATTGCCTTGCTCGGACAAATCCCAACACAAATCCCGCATCCCCGGCATTTCTCTATTTCAATTTCGGCCTTACCAGCCTCTCCGATGAACGGTGCCTCATACGGGCAACTTCTCACGCAGGTCAAACAGGCAGAACACTTTTCGGGGGTGACCTCGGCAACCACGCCACCGATTTCAATGTACCTAGATTTGACAAGTGCCGCGGCACGCGACGCAGCGGCTTTGGCGTCAAGCAGAAATTCGAGGGCAGGGGCGTACTCGGCAGCGCTGCCACAGAGAAAAATACCTTCCCGGATCGTCGCAGCTGGTTTTAGTTTAACCTGCGTCTTCCTGAAAAACCCGCCCTCCGTTAGTGGTATTCTCAGAGTGCGAGCGATTGTTGCAGTACCACCAGCTGTTCTAGGGACTTCTCCGAAGACAACATCTGCCGGAATTCTCAGCGTTAAACCAGAGCTAGCATCATCGACGATGACGCTAAGTCCCGTATCCTTCTCGACGCGCACTTCTGTCTCAGTCCGGATCACCCTAATACCTTGTTCTTGGGCCTTCTTGTAAACAAGTTCATGCATTCCGTAGGTCCGCACATCCCTGCATATGATTGTGATTTCTGTCTTTGGGTTGAGTTGCCTGATGCGCGTTGCCATTTCAAAGACGTCCGCATCCCTGTTAGATCTGCAGGAACCGGTGTCTTCGTTCTGTGTTAGTAGGATCACAATTCTTCGCTGATCCGTTCTTGCTCTCTCACTCTCTTCAAAAAGATTTAGCGGAATCACTCCCTTCTCTCTGAGATCCGCATCCGAATTCTCCTTTTTGATTGAGTCCATTGCTAGAACTACAGCACCGCATTCGATGTCCATTTCCTCGGTCCCCGTTGAAACGAGTGCTCGGAATTGACCAACATGTCCGGAAAAGTCGACAATTTCTGCGTTCATGAAGATCTTTACAAAAGGATTCGTCCTGAGTCGTTGTAATCGCGCCTCTATGCTCTCAATGAGATCTCCACCGCATATCATCCCAGATTTCTCGAGAGAAAATGCATCTTCTGGGTTGGCAATCGCCACTTCTATGCCTTCTTCCACGATTCTTGTGGCTGCTTCAATCGCAGTGATCCCATTTCCAATGACAAGGACTTTTCGACTAGCAACTTCCAACCTGGTGTATGGCGACGGGACGAGAAGTCTGCACTTTGCAATCGCTGCGGCTATAAGTGCCTTCGCCTTATGTGCCGCATCTTCCTTTCGATGTACGAAGGCGCACTGCTCCCTGATGTTGGCGATCTCAAACATAAATGGGTTGATTCCCGCTTCAATCGCAAGATCCCGGAAAACCAACTCGTGGGTCTTTGGGGAACATCCACCAATGACAAACCTTCCGACTCCAAACTCTCGCAAAATCCTCTTGATCTCCCCCCTCCCCTTTGAGGAGCATGCAAAATCAAGCGCGTAGGCGACTGTCCTTCCATCCTTTTCGGAAATCTCTCTTGCGATCAAATCGACATCGATCTTCTCGCTAACTGCGCCACCGCATCTACAGAGAAACACAGCGACCCTATCATCCACTTCGATCCGGTCTTTGATGTGAAGATCGCGATGAGGCCTAGAAGATCTTGTTGCGGTGACGAGTGCGATCATCTCGTCTCCTTTGCCAAATGAGACATTCTCACTCATTTTGACCCCCCGATGAAGGCTGCGACACGATTTGCAGTAGCGACACCCTCCATGAAGCTCTCCTCAATGTCCTTTGGCCCTGTGCAGCAACCAGCAGCGAAAATCCCCTTATGCGCATCCTCGGTATACACGAATCCCGATGGCGTCAGTTCGATCCCTAGGACTGCTGACAGCTTCTGGGTATCGGAATGTGGCTGAATTCCGATCGAAAGCATCACGAGGTCGAATTCTTCCTCCTCAATCTTGTCCTCCGTGAGTGTTACATATCTCACAACTGGTTTTCCATTTTCTGATTCCATTATCTCAGCTGGCCTAGACCTCACAATCTTGACTCCCTGGTTCTTCCTCGCCCACTCGAGAAGCTCATTGTCGACTAGATCGTACGGTCTCCAATCCATGAAGAAAAATGACACCTCGCTTTCAGGGTATCTCAATTTTATTAGTTGAGCGATCTTGAGTGAATATTTACAGCAAACTTTTGAGCAATAAGCGGCCCCTGTTCTCTCATCGCGTGAACCAACGCACTGGATAATTCCAATTTTCTTAAATGTAGCTCCAGTGGATGGTACACATAGCTTACCAGTATCGTTTAGCATCTTCTCTATTTCGAGGGAAGTGAGTACATTTTTTATCTCGCCGTACCGTAGTCTTCGGTCTTTAGACGCTTCATATGGTGCAAAGCCGTTTGCTACGATGATCGCGGCGACGTTGAGGTATCTTTTCGACACCTTCGCCTGGAAATCAATCGCACCAGTTGGACAGATCTCCGAGCATTTTTCACATGACTCTCCTTTCATTCTTATGCATTTGTCTTTGTCGATCCAATATGTCATCGGAACGCTTCTGTTGAATCGTGGTTTGATCGCGCTTCCAGCAACTGGACATACATCCTTACACTTCCCACATGCTATGCACGCGTCTTCCCTGACGAACTGCTTCTTTCTGACTACAGTGACTCTGTATGAGCCAGGTTTCCCGCTTACCCTCGCAACCTCTGAGTTGGTCAAAACCCGGATATATCTAGACTGAGCGACTTCGTATAGGCGATCAAGGGAGAGGCAGACGTCACACTTAACGCACTGGATCTCACCCTTGCAGCACAGTTCCGATGCCCTTCCACCAATACTCGAATCCTTCTCGACAATTGTAACAAATATACCGCGCTGCGCGAGACTGAGTGCAGACG
This genomic interval carries:
- a CDS encoding FAD-dependent oxidoreductase, coding for MLVIGGGTAGIASALSLAQRGIFVTIVEKDSSIGGRASELCCKGEIQCVKCDVCLSLDRLYEVAQSRYIRVLTNSEVARVSGKPGSYRVTVVRKKQFVREDACIACGKCKDVCPVAGSAIKPRFNRSVPMTYWIDKDKCIRMKGESCEKCSEICPTGAIDFQAKVSKRYLNVAAIIVANGFAPYEASKDRRLRYGEIKNVLTSLEIEKMLNDTGKLCVPSTGATFKKIGIIQCVGSRDERTGAAYCSKVCCKYSLKIAQLIKLRYPESEVSFFFMDWRPYDLVDNELLEWARKNQGVKIVRSRPAEIMESENGKPVVRYVTLTEDKIEEEEFDLVMLSIGIQPHSDTQKLSAVLGIELTPSGFVYTEDAHKGIFAAGCCTGPKDIEESFMEGVATANRVAAFIGGSK
- a CDS encoding methylenetetrahydrofolate reductase; the encoded protein is MKAGSNLEKVLEAGHFAVTAEIGPPKSANPEVVRHHARMLKGYADAFNLTDNQTAIVRLSSLASAVICLQEGVEPVMQMTCRDKNRIALQSDLLGASALGIKNVLCLTGDHQTFGNEKGAKNVYDIDSIQELLIFRKMRDEKRICGGEELEEAPKVFLGAAENPFADPFEFRVIRLAKKVNAGADFIQTQAIYDMERFEKWMEGVRERGLDKRVHILAGVIPLKSVGAARYMKNKVSGMIVPDSIIDRMKRAKDPKAEGVKICIEQIEYLKTVKGVHGVHIMAIAWEEIVPEIVRQAGLYPRPTV
- a CDS encoding 4Fe-4S binding protein, whose amino-acid sequence is MSENVSFGKGDEMIALVTATRSSRPHRDLHIKDRIEVDDRVAVFLCRCGGAVSEKIDVDLIAREISEKDGRTVAYALDFACSSKGRGEIKRILREFGVGRFVIGGCSPKTHELVFRDLAIEAGINPFMFEIANIREQCAFVHRKEDAAHKAKALIAAAIAKCRLLVPSPYTRLEVASRKVLVIGNGITAIEAATRIVEEGIEVAIANPEDAFSLEKSGMICGGDLIESIEARLQRLRTNPFVKIFMNAEIVDFSGHVGQFRALVSTGTEEMDIECGAVVLAMDSIKKENSDADLREKGVIPLNLFEESERARTDQRRIVILLTQNEDTGSCRSNRDADVFEMATRIRQLNPKTEITIICRDVRTYGMHELVYKKAQEQGIRVIRTETEVRVEKDTGLSVIVDDASSGLTLRIPADVVFGEVPRTAGGTATIARTLRIPLTEGGFFRKTQVKLKPAATIREGIFLCGSAAEYAPALEFLLDAKAAASRAAALVKSRYIEIGGVVAEVTPEKCSACLTCVRSCPYEAPFIGEAGKAEIEIEKCRGCGICVGICPSKAIEMYFYSDPQLTTQVRSAIRGF
- a CDS encoding hydrogenase iron-sulfur subunit, yielding MSSQMKIVGFCCNYCGYASADLAGLNHMEYSPDVMIIRLPCSGRVDVLHILRAFREGADAVFVAGCLEGNCNYEYGNIEAKKRVEYARRILSEIGIEGERVEMFNVASNMAWKFKEIVDEMVSRVERIGLSPLKKVTP
- a CDS encoding methylenetetrahydrofolate reductase C-terminal domain-containing protein, which encodes MIIAEQKPLKEIIRNLEGHKKILVAGCRSCVAICLAGGEKEVGIVAESLKLYSDMHGRIWEVDEITVERQCEKEWVKEIKKIVLGKDAILSMACGVGAQVMQETYPDIRVVPGLNTSNMGAPEEQGVWREKCAGCGDCVLHLTGGICPIARCSKSLLNGPCGGSQNGRCEVNPETTPCAWDQIYHSLKKLGKLELMEEIIPPKNWITSHSGGPRRIVKQEAILTSEEKAVKGGME